The Chlorocebus sabaeus isolate Y175 chromosome 9, mChlSab1.0.hap1, whole genome shotgun sequence genome includes a window with the following:
- the JCAD gene encoding junctional cadherin 5-associated protein — MYSVEDLLISHGYKPSRDLPAPREDNPKGRQAARTGTRAGQGLQNGHEDGPAALAHRKTSAGKGHVSDSESRHSTPRGPGEPQSTSASRTSEAGFYNQPTSAWSSHPPTGNDQAYRRRGRQEARSQKPREHENLEARGMAQAHSLPVHVREGPWEVGGRSEHVMKKPVWEEELRMSGPAKWQNVSLESWNQPRKLGRQMSDGDRERLFQDLYPFIQGEHVLNSQNKGKSRSLPRVLSPESLSCTEIPIPFNERHSPKMPPYPPTCTPNLDSTRNSEKGGCSAPFPRPKFGRPLKPPSYSSHQQSRGGADSSDSQDSQQMDAYVPRHELCLSDPGLEPPVYVPPPSYRSPPQNIPNPYLEDTAPINVCGDHSQQQSPTEKAGASSQPPSGPPGTGNEYGASARSPQGLPAHPRPVTAYDGFVQYIPFDDPRLRHFKLAQPQGFCEDIKLDDKSYNSSPVTAQEPTHGGMQPDGAIWNPQSLITLSGDQRGPILASPSPRWLWGQLPGDGENSGVPDQRGRCVARGQWPDVRGSQHGHTGRQVSSPYSQGESTCETQTKLKKFQTGTRTKKSSKTKMNETIFCLVSIPVKSESHLPDRDMDNNDLKPSADQKNGSDKSPALQEQSLLSMSSTDLELQALTGSMGGRTEFQKQDLGEPEEDRQTNDLSFIHLTKHRELKHSGSWPGHRYRDQQTQTSFSEEPQSSQLLPGAKLGGPSGAALSPKRSDPAAPEAQTHTAFPSGDHKQRPSARHLKGHRSLSPSSNSAFSRTSLSVDQAPMPKAGRSQPCVDVHGLGAHPGPKREVVKGEPTGPCNSKQLFGQFLLKPVSRRPWDLISQLESFNKELQEEEESSSSSSSSSSEESEAEPQQENRAHCRQEDVGFRRNSLEMRVEPQPRVWVPESPVCRSGRGKSKSESWSEELQPGHPRAWPPSPGRFCMEDGGSAPLWSADGSMSAEKRHLEVSNGMDELAGSPFPVTRMSSRSSDAKPLPPSYPAEPKEPQESEKITSAFSSVKPSEAVPQKGDSGGDRSTGLPLSLSNKNRGLSAPDLRSVGLTPGQEQGASELEGSLGEASTIEIPPGESLQARAARILGIEVAVESLLPGTRRVAQNQSAEPDASAYTPESPQEELPSRPAPADVPRVSTDAFYGRRKCGWTKSPLFVGDRDSARRAPQAFEHSDVDGVVTSTDPVPEPEPSPLESKFFERKDVETKPPFRSTLFHFVERTPSVAGSEKRLRSPSKVIESLQEKLASPPRRADPDRLMRMKEVSSVSRMRFLSFRNADSQEETEELKATTRGQAGLPGGLVSPGSGDRAQRVGHSLSVSKGSISREEKEHPAAQKEKSVDQDFWCPDSYDPSRVERV, encoded by the exons ATGTACAGTGTAGAAGACCTCCTGATCTCTCATGGATACAAACCGTCGAGAGACCTCCCGGCACCGCGCGAGGATAACCCCAAGGGGCGCCAGGCAGCGAGGACTGGGACACGAGCAGGCCAGGGCCTGCAGAATGGGCATGAGGATGGCCCTGCAGCCCTCGCACATCGTAAGACGTCTGCGGGGAAAGGACACGTGAGTGACTCCGAAAGCCGCCACAGCACACCGAGAGGCCCTGGGGAGCCCCAGAGCACTTCTGCTTCCAGAACCTCAGAGGCGGG GTTTTATAATCAACCCACCTCGGCATGGTCCTCTCATCCCCCGACTGGTAATGACCAAGCCTACCGGAGAAGAGGACGGCAAGAAGCCAGGAGCCAGAAGCCGAGGGAGCATGAAAACCTGGAGGCCAGAGGAATGGCCCAAGCCCACAGCCTGCCTGTCCACGTGAGGGAGGGTCCATGGGAAGTTGGAGGAAGGTCAGAGCATGTGATGAAGAAGCCAGTTTGGGAAGAAGAATTGAGAATGTCGGGTCCTGCCAAGTGGCAGAATGTCAGCCTGGAAAGCTGGAACCAGCCAAGGAAATTAGGGAGGCAGATGTCTGATGGGGATAGGGAGAGACTGTTTCAAGACCTGTACCCATTCATTCAAGGAGAACATGTGTTGAATTCTCAAAACAAAGGGAAATCCCGCTCACTGCCTAGAGTTCTTTCCCCCGAGAGTCTGAGTTGCACCGAAATTCCCATTCCATTCAATGAAAGACATTCACCTAAAATGCCACCGTATCCTCCCACTTGCACACCGAATTTGGACTCCACGAGGAATTCTGAGAAGGGTGGCTGCTCAGCCCCATTTCCCCGGCCTAAGTTTGGGAGGCCCCTCAAGCCCCCATCTTACAGCTCGCACCAGCAGTCTAGGGGAGGAGCGGACAGCAGTGACTCTCAGGACAGCCAGCAGATGGACGCCTATGTCCCCAGGCATGAGCTCTGCCTGTCCGACCCTGGATTGGAACCTCCAGTGTACGTGCCTCCGCCCTCATACAGATCGCCCCCACAGAACATCCCAAACCCCTACCTGGAAGACACAGCGCCCATAAATGTGTGTGGCGATCACAGTCAACAGCAGTCTCCGACCGAGAAGGCTGGGGCCAGCAGTCAGCCTCCTTCGGGCCCCCCTGGAACTGGGAATGAGTATGGTGCGAGTGCCCGCTCGCCTCAGGGGCTCCCTGCACACCCCCGACCCGTCACTGCCTACGACGGCTTCGTTCAGTACATTCCCTTTGATGATCCACGGTTACGACATTTTAAACTAGCTCAGCCCCAGGGTTTCTGTGAAGATATAAAGCTTGACGATAAATCATATAACTCCAGTCCTGTCACTGCCCAAGAGCCGACTCATGGAGGAATGCAGCCTGATGGTGCCATTTGGAATCCACAGAGCTTAATAACCCTGTCGGGGGATCAGAGAGGCCCCATCTTGGCCAGTCCCAGCCCCCGGTGGCTGTGGGGCCAGCTCCCGGGGGATGGGGAAAACAGCGGCGTCCCTGACCAGAGAGGCCGCTGTGTGGCGAGGGGACAGTGGCCTGATGTGAGAGGCAGCCAGCATGGGCACACTGGGAGACAAGTTTCCTCCCCATACTCACAGGGCGAGAGCACCTGCGAAACTCAAACCAAGCTCAAAAAGTTCCAAACTGGGACTCGGACCAAGAAAAgttcaaagacaaaaatgaatgagactatattttgtttggtttctATCCCAGTGAAATCAGAATCACATCTGCCAGATAGAGATATGGACAACAATGACTTAAAGCCCAGTGCTGATCAAAAGAATGGGTCTGATAAGAGCCCGGCTCTGCAAGAACAGAGTCTGCTGAGCATGTCTTCCACCGACCTGGAGTTGCAGGCCCTCACAGGAAGCATGGGTGGGAGAACGGAGTTCCAAAAACAAGATCTAGGGGAACCAGAAgaagacagacaaacaaatgacCTCAGTTTCATCCACCTTACAAAGCACAGAGAACTCAAGCATTCTGGCTCTTGGCCAGGGCACCGGTACAGAGATCAGcaaacacaaaccagtttctccgAGGAACCCCAAAGTTCACAGCTGCTCCCTGGTGCAAAGCTGGGAGGGCCGAGTGGTGCAGCTTTGAGTCCAAAACGTTCGGATCCTGCGGCCCCCGAAGCTCAGACGCACACAGCATTCCCTTCTGGCGATCACAAACAGAGGCCAAGTGCCCGTCACCTGAAAGGTCACAGATCCCTCAGCCCATCCAGCAACAGTGCTTTCTCAAGGACTTCCTTGTCCGTAGATCAGGCACCGATGCCAAAAGCAGGCCGAAGTCAGCCCTGCGTGGATGTCCACGGGCTTGGAGCCCACCCTGGGCCTAAGCGGGAGGTGGTGAAGGGGGAGCCCACAGGCCCGTGCAACAGTAAACAACTCTTTGGGCAGTTTCTCCTGAAACCGGTCAGCCGTCGTCCCTGGGATTTGATCAGTCAGTTAGAAAGTTTTAACAAGGAGctccaggaagaggaagaaagcagcagtagcagcagcagtagcagcagtgaggaaagtgaggcagAGCCGCAGCAGGAGAACCGTGCTCACTGCAGGCAGGAGGATGTGGGCTTCCGCAGAAACAGCCTGGAAATGAGGGTTGAGCCACAGCCGAGGGTGTGGGTGCCGGAGAGCCCTGTGTGCAGGTCAGGAAGAGGTAAGAGTAAGTCTGAGAGCTGGAGTGAGGAGCTGCAGCCTGGCCACCCACGTGCCTGGCCTCCATCCCCAGGCCGCTTTTGCATGGAAGACGGTGGCAGTGCACCTTTGTGGTCAGCAGATGGAAGCATGAGTGCAGAGAAGAGACACCTGGAGGTTAGCAATGGAATGGACGAGCTGGCAGGTAGCCCATTTCCTGTGACAAGAATGTCGTCAAGATCAAGTGATGCAAAACCACTGCCCCCATCCTATCCAGCTGAACCTAAGGAGCCCCAGGAAAGTGAGAAAATCACCAGTGCTTTCAGCTCTGTGAAACCAAGTGAAGCGGTCCCTCAGAAGGGTGACAGTGGTGGAGATAGGAGCACAGGGCTCCCGCTGTCCCTGTCTAACAAGAACCGAGGGCTCTCAGCTCCAGACTTACGGTCTGTGGGGCTCACCCCTGGGCAAGAGCAGGGTGCCAGCGAGCTAGAGGGGTCTTTGGGTGAAGCGAGCACAATAGAAATCCCCCCAGGTGAGTCCTTGCAAGCCAGGGCTGCAAGGATCCTGGGCATTGAGGTGGCAGTGGAGTCCCTCCTGCCGGGTACCCGGAGAGTGGCACAGAACCAGTCTGCTGAGCCTGATGCAAGTGCCTACACCCCAGAGTCCCCCCAGGAAGAGTTGCCATCTCGCCCAGCACCGGCAGATGTCCCCAGGGTGTCCACTGATGCCTTTTATGGCAGGAGGAAGTGTGGCTGGACCAAGAGCCCTCTCTTTGTAGGGGACAGGGACAGTGCCAGGCGGGCTCCTCAGGCTTTCGAGCACTCAGATGTGGACGGGGTTGTCACCAGCACAGACCCCGTCCCTGAGCCTGAGCCCAGCCCCTTGGAGTCCAAGTTCTTCGAACGAAAGGATGTGGAGACAAAACCACCCTTCAGGTCCACTTTGTTCCATTTTGTAGAAAGAACCCCAAGTGTGGCAGGCTCAGAAAAGAGACTCAGAAGCCCTTCCAAAGTGATTGAAAGTTTACAAGAGAAACTGGCCTCCCCGCCTAGGAGAGCAGACCCTGACCGCCTGATGAGAATGAAAGAGGTGAGCTCAGTGTCACGGATGAGATTCCTGAGCTTCAGGAATGCCGACTCCCAGGAGGAGACCGAGGAATTGAAGGCCACCACgaggggccaggctgggctcccGGGAGGCCTTGTGTCTCCTGGCAGTGGGGACCGGGCTCAGAGAGTGGGCCACTCACTCTCCGTCTCCAAGGGCAGCATCTCCAGGGAAGAGAAGGAGCATCCGGCAGCACAAAAGGAGAAGAGCGTGGATCAAGACTTCTGGTGCCCAG